The Candidatus Phaeomarinobacter ectocarpi genome includes a region encoding these proteins:
- a CDS encoding phage tail tape measure protein — protein sequence MTDRVISLTVQVQDDGSVRVLNQLEDASDGVGRAAKSSTVEQKKLNQETKAFGPASKEAREGAVRLKTALQLIGAAAIAVVFRDARQEFLRFGDGLVEVSTLLDDTNVLPQLAEDVDRLAVRYGQLPINQIKATYAILSAGAKDAAEASAVLESSSKLAVGGLTEVDTAADGLTSTLNAYELGAEQASMVSDMFFATMREGKTTIGEISASIGNVATTAAQLGVPLSELLAGTAALTKTGLSTSVSFNGLRAVLAAILKPSQEATDLASELGLSFNAAALKSKGLAGFLEDVAEKTGGASEQLALLFGGVEAIGPAMALAGSQSESFAQILRSIENSAGEADKAVLKVSDSSGHLSRQFEAAMAVIKRGVGEGIVRGMTPAIESVVGNFDDLAESSQRMGFVFGEALALVSEAAGLLVDNIHLVEAAVGGLIALQLVRWLGSVALSFRAAHVAAGGFFALLAANPVGAVATAAGLLVSAYILLSDETETARSAQFEYNQELETARGRLESLATAEQKAALAIAERTVRMRESSLAVAEIKVDQLEPGDDPRQALARLERTRDGVQGARLELAALYAEIDAGVAAASNAANDSTSTTTTTLLKGLDEDAQSLLESLDKVGAGVSSYREGLSALDAALATNSINQAEYNLLLVELEERLRDTLGNEPANAVRAWADATDDLNDRQLVLNNLEAALAQRTGRRIEQLAILRDGMAEELRLAGLSEEQRQVELVTRDLLNAAKAAGLELTEAQARAEARAHVGRLEDLKEEQAARDANQELLRRFTGEIERGFKDAFKTAFKEGEGGFEGLMKSFEDLFLDMLAELAFQALATPIIVPIVQELGGVLGVSNSGISQVLGQAGFGGGGGSGGGLSSIFDIFSGGGSGLTQSFGGVSDFIFGSTGQSLGLSSLGAGGIGPAAPTTFGSALGRLGSPAGAAGGFAGNFLGNAIFGDRGAGADIGGSIGAIAGSFIPIPFVGTAVGALLGNFIGGLFGNKGGGDPIGHTNVGVSGGRLTVGSTGVDNGADGSVTQNAASQAAQFVNQIADQLGLQVINNQGAEHIGQGNVSGAQSAEEFIERFFQNAASNLKSDSDAVNRALAQGGSVEQLITKITEIRELEQILAALNFDDSTKGLTQTELAVKNLTEEMDTLRDRAIAVGLAIDAIDEFEAKTLESFRNDFDESTFDSILAATDPLRAAWEKLMDNQELRLRDALLLEADLAAVEHLNLLERSAFVAQLADAERERLNELLGLSDDLAYQIGANRSTLSLLAQEQGRAAQSAAAEARQLAESLRSFAVSSREAIFALRVGSSSPLSPQNQRTELFDRLQSLASDAFENGNVSALQALPQVAGQFIDASRAYFADSELFQADFDFVSTLLEQAAAVADAQADASDTEADVLEQQLDLLSEILVALQSNSPDATLLEAQLAELSALTGEATPLYAALAELVSLTSSDNASAIEAEAARLASERLSAIEIASEARIAEAQAEADRRIAAAEADAAAARAQAAAAEAAAAEAAKQRAADKVFERLETALSAYENARGEDRYLSGVIGTEYVASARAAQRLDPERFAEYGLQGFSTGGMVLGAGTSTSDSIPARLSNGEYVIRAAAVEQYGSQFLDAVNGGTLGSAGGGNIDAGLQAIAARLERLEGAVLASGDGTIGAIEAGNATREDMRRANEQTNMVLRRNSGRRAAGGLS from the coding sequence ATGACTGATCGCGTGATTTCTCTCACGGTTCAGGTCCAGGATGACGGATCCGTCCGCGTCTTGAACCAGCTCGAGGACGCATCCGATGGTGTCGGCCGTGCGGCAAAGTCCTCGACTGTTGAACAGAAGAAACTCAATCAGGAAACCAAAGCGTTCGGTCCTGCGTCCAAAGAGGCGCGAGAAGGTGCGGTGCGGTTGAAGACAGCTCTTCAACTGATCGGCGCAGCCGCTATCGCAGTGGTGTTCCGAGACGCGCGTCAAGAGTTCCTTCGTTTCGGCGATGGGCTGGTTGAAGTCTCTACCTTGCTGGATGACACCAATGTGCTCCCCCAGCTAGCAGAAGATGTTGACCGGCTCGCCGTTCGGTACGGCCAATTGCCCATTAATCAGATCAAGGCGACCTACGCCATTCTGTCCGCTGGTGCTAAGGACGCTGCAGAAGCCAGTGCAGTGCTGGAAAGCTCCAGCAAGCTGGCTGTCGGAGGTCTGACTGAAGTTGACACAGCAGCCGATGGCCTGACGTCTACACTGAATGCCTACGAGCTTGGTGCTGAACAGGCATCAATGGTTAGCGATATGTTTTTTGCGACCATGCGTGAAGGCAAGACCACGATCGGTGAGATATCCGCATCCATCGGCAATGTCGCGACCACTGCAGCACAGCTGGGCGTACCCCTTTCAGAGTTGCTTGCTGGCACAGCTGCACTCACCAAGACCGGTCTAAGCACTTCCGTGTCATTCAACGGGTTGCGAGCTGTCCTCGCAGCCATATTGAAACCAAGCCAGGAAGCAACCGACCTGGCGTCAGAGCTTGGCCTCTCGTTCAATGCGGCGGCTCTTAAGTCAAAGGGCCTTGCTGGTTTCCTAGAGGATGTTGCCGAGAAGACGGGTGGCGCAAGTGAACAACTTGCGCTGCTGTTCGGGGGCGTCGAGGCAATTGGTCCAGCGATGGCCCTTGCAGGTTCGCAGTCCGAGTCGTTCGCTCAAATTCTGAGAAGCATTGAGAATTCTGCCGGAGAAGCTGACAAAGCCGTTTTAAAGGTATCTGACTCTTCGGGTCACCTGTCTCGACAGTTCGAAGCGGCAATGGCCGTGATTAAGCGAGGTGTTGGTGAAGGAATTGTCCGGGGGATGACGCCGGCGATCGAAAGTGTTGTCGGCAATTTTGATGACTTGGCAGAGTCGTCACAGCGAATGGGGTTCGTGTTTGGCGAAGCGCTCGCCTTAGTCTCGGAAGCGGCTGGCCTACTGGTGGACAATATCCACCTGGTTGAAGCTGCCGTCGGCGGCCTGATCGCGCTTCAGTTGGTGCGTTGGCTTGGCAGTGTGGCTTTGTCTTTCCGTGCTGCACACGTTGCCGCTGGCGGCTTCTTTGCACTCCTTGCCGCCAATCCTGTTGGAGCTGTTGCCACAGCGGCCGGCCTGTTGGTTAGCGCGTACATCCTTCTCTCCGATGAGACCGAGACGGCACGCTCGGCACAGTTCGAATACAACCAGGAGCTAGAAACAGCGCGCGGTCGACTTGAAAGTCTGGCAACCGCCGAACAAAAAGCAGCGCTGGCGATTGCAGAGCGCACAGTACGCATGCGCGAGTCTTCTCTTGCAGTGGCCGAAATCAAAGTCGATCAGCTCGAACCAGGCGATGACCCGCGCCAGGCGCTGGCACGTCTGGAACGCACACGCGATGGTGTGCAGGGAGCACGGCTTGAGCTGGCTGCCTTGTATGCCGAGATCGATGCTGGCGTTGCAGCAGCTTCCAATGCCGCCAATGACAGCACGTCGACGACCACAACCACCCTTCTGAAAGGCCTGGATGAAGACGCCCAGTCGCTTCTGGAATCGTTGGACAAGGTCGGTGCCGGCGTCTCGTCCTACCGTGAAGGGCTGTCCGCACTCGATGCGGCGCTTGCAACCAACAGCATCAACCAGGCCGAATACAATCTGCTCTTGGTCGAACTCGAAGAGCGCCTGCGTGACACTCTGGGCAACGAGCCGGCGAATGCTGTGCGCGCTTGGGCGGATGCAACCGACGATCTCAACGATCGCCAGCTGGTGCTCAACAATCTTGAAGCCGCCCTGGCACAACGGACCGGCCGACGCATCGAGCAGCTGGCCATCCTGCGGGACGGCATGGCTGAGGAGCTGCGCCTGGCGGGGCTGAGCGAAGAGCAACGGCAAGTCGAGCTGGTAACCCGTGACTTGCTCAATGCCGCCAAGGCTGCAGGGCTCGAGCTGACAGAGGCACAGGCGCGCGCTGAGGCCCGCGCACATGTCGGCCGCCTGGAAGACCTCAAAGAGGAACAAGCCGCCCGTGACGCCAACCAGGAGCTTCTGCGACGCTTCACAGGCGAGATCGAGCGTGGCTTCAAGGACGCCTTCAAAACAGCTTTCAAGGAAGGTGAAGGCGGTTTTGAAGGGCTGATGAAATCATTCGAGGATTTGTTTCTCGACATGCTCGCGGAGCTGGCCTTCCAGGCACTCGCCACGCCGATCATCGTACCCATCGTTCAGGAGCTGGGCGGCGTGCTTGGTGTGTCGAACTCTGGTATCAGCCAGGTCCTTGGCCAGGCGGGCTTCGGTGGCGGTGGCGGTTCGGGCGGTGGCCTGTCTTCAATCTTCGATATCTTCAGCGGCGGTGGCAGCGGCCTCACACAGTCGTTTGGGGGTGTGTCCGATTTCATCTTCGGCAGCACTGGTCAGAGCCTTGGCCTGTCGTCTCTGGGTGCCGGTGGCATCGGGCCGGCCGCGCCGACGACCTTCGGGTCGGCGCTTGGCCGTCTGGGATCGCCTGCTGGTGCTGCTGGCGGCTTTGCGGGCAACTTCCTTGGCAACGCGATCTTTGGCGACCGTGGCGCGGGTGCTGATATCGGTGGCAGCATTGGCGCCATAGCCGGCAGCTTCATTCCTATACCTTTTGTCGGCACAGCTGTGGGCGCATTGCTCGGCAATTTCATTGGAGGCCTGTTTGGCAACAAGGGCGGTGGTGATCCCATCGGCCACACGAATGTCGGGGTGTCCGGTGGACGACTGACTGTGGGGTCGACCGGCGTTGACAATGGTGCCGATGGATCGGTCACGCAAAATGCCGCAAGCCAGGCGGCGCAGTTCGTCAACCAGATTGCGGATCAACTCGGCCTGCAGGTCATCAACAACCAAGGCGCAGAACATATCGGTCAGGGCAATGTCTCTGGCGCGCAATCCGCTGAAGAATTCATTGAGCGCTTTTTCCAGAACGCAGCTTCCAATCTCAAGAGTGACTCGGACGCTGTGAACCGCGCGCTGGCGCAAGGCGGGTCTGTCGAGCAGTTGATCACGAAGATTACCGAGATCCGCGAACTTGAGCAGATCCTCGCGGCGTTGAACTTTGATGACAGCACGAAGGGTCTGACCCAGACTGAGCTGGCAGTTAAAAACCTGACCGAGGAAATGGACACGCTGCGCGACCGGGCCATTGCCGTTGGCCTTGCGATCGACGCCATTGATGAGTTCGAAGCCAAGACCCTCGAGAGCTTCCGCAACGACTTCGACGAAAGCACATTCGACAGCATCCTGGCAGCCACAGACCCGTTGCGCGCTGCCTGGGAAAAGCTCATGGACAATCAGGAGCTGCGCCTGCGCGACGCTCTTCTCCTGGAGGCTGACCTTGCCGCTGTTGAGCATCTCAATTTGCTGGAGCGATCGGCATTCGTTGCGCAGTTGGCAGACGCCGAACGCGAGCGCCTCAACGAGCTGCTGGGGCTAAGTGACGACCTCGCCTATCAGATCGGTGCGAACCGCAGCACCCTGTCGTTGCTTGCCCAGGAGCAAGGCCGCGCCGCGCAGTCTGCAGCTGCCGAGGCACGCCAGTTGGCCGAAAGCCTGCGCAGCTTTGCCGTCTCGAGCCGGGAAGCCATCTTTGCCCTGCGCGTCGGCTCTTCGTCTCCCCTGTCGCCGCAAAACCAGCGCACGGAACTGTTCGACCGTCTGCAGTCGCTCGCGTCAGACGCCTTCGAGAACGGCAACGTGTCGGCCCTGCAGGCCCTGCCGCAGGTTGCAGGGCAATTCATCGACGCCAGCCGCGCCTACTTTGCAGACAGCGAGTTGTTCCAGGCCGACTTCGATTTTGTGTCTACGCTGCTTGAGCAGGCAGCTGCGGTTGCCGATGCCCAGGCAGATGCAAGCGACACTGAAGCTGACGTATTAGAACAGCAGCTCGACCTGCTGTCGGAGATTCTGGTGGCGCTTCAATCGAATTCGCCGGATGCTACTTTGCTGGAAGCCCAGCTCGCTGAGCTGAGTGCCCTCACCGGCGAGGCGACACCACTTTATGCAGCCCTGGCCGAGTTGGTGTCGCTCACGTCAAGCGACAACGCATCTGCGATTGAAGCTGAGGCGGCGCGCCTGGCATCCGAACGTCTGTCAGCCATCGAGATCGCGTCTGAAGCCCGTATTGCTGAAGCCCAGGCGGAAGCCGATCGACGCATTGCCGCAGCTGAAGCCGATGCCGCTGCCGCACGTGCCCAGGCGGCCGCCGCTGAGGCGGCAGCTGCAGAGGCAGCAAAGCAGCGCGCCGCTGACAAGGTTTTTGAGCGCCTCGAAACGGCACTTTCAGCCTATGAGAATGCCCGTGGCGAGGACCGATACTTGTCTGGTGTCATCGGTACAGAATACGTCGCATCCGCACGCGCGGCGCAGCGCCTCGATCCGGAACGGTTTGCAGAGTACGGCCTGCAAGGTTTCTCGACTGGCGGCATGGTGCTGGGTGCCGGCACATCGACCAGCGACAGCATTCCTGCGCGCCTTTCCAATGGTGAATACGTGATCCGCGCCGCAGCGGTAGAGCAGTACGGCTCGCAGTTTTTGGACGCCGTCAATGGCGGAACACTGGGATCGGCTGGAGGTGGCAACATCGATGCTGGTCTGCAGGCCATCGCCGCCCGCCTTGAACGCCTCGAAGGTGCAGTGCTTGCGTCTGGCGACGGCACCATCGGCGCTATCGAAGCCGGCAACGCGACGCGCGAAGACATGCGCCGTGCGAACGAGCAGACCAATATGGTCCTGCGCCGCAACTCTGGTCGCCGCGCCGCAGGCGGTTTGTCATGA